GTTGGGCGGTCTTGATCCGGGTTCAAAGACGCTCTCGGTGTCGGATCGCGACGTGAAGGCATGAAGCAACTGGGCCATGACCAGGCTTCCGAACGTCATGGTTCTGGTGCGCGGGGAGTCCAACCCGTAGCGCGACGCCCCGAAAAGACCCGCTGCCATCGCGGCGCCGCCCATGATCGCCGCTTGGGCGGTCAAGCTTCCGAGGTCCCGGACCGGCAAGATCTCGGAGCCTTCTTCCTTCGGCGTCTGCCGAAGTATATCGGCTTCAGGCGGTTCCATCGCCAGTCCGATGCCGGGCAACACGTCCGAGACCAGGTTGATCCACAAAAGCTGCATCGGCGTGAAGGGTGCGCGCATGCCGATTGAAGTGCCCGCAAGAACCAGCAGGATCTCGCTCAAATTGGTGCTGATCAGATAGCGAAGAGTCTTGCGGATATTTCGCCGGGTCGTGCGGCCCGTCTCGATGGCCGGCGCGAGGCCGCCAAGGCCGTCGGCGTCGATGATGACGTCCGCGATTTCCCTGGCTGCGCTCATGCTGTCCTGCCCGATGGCAATGCCGACGTCTGCGGCCTTCAATGCAGGTCCGTCGTTCACTCCGTCGCCGATCATCGCGACCCTCGCCCCGGCTTCTTGAAGGGAGCGAACGATTTGCAGCTTCTGAGAAGGGCTGACCCTGCTGAACGCCTGCGCATGGCGAGCGGTCAGAACAAGCTCCTCCGAGCTCATGCCCTCGATCTCGGTCGAATCGACAATCGCCAGTCTGCCTCCGCCGTTCAGTCCGACACGCTCGCCGACGGCGGCAGCTGTCGCCTTCTGATCGCCGGTCAGCATGATCGTGTGAATACCGGCCTCGTGCAGTCGGCCCATCAGCCTACTGACGCCTGGCCGCAACCGGTCGGCCATCCCCACCAGCCCCAGCCAGACCAGGTCCCGAGTGTCCTCTCCACTCGGCTTGGAGCTTCTCGTCTGTTTGCGCGCTACGCCGAGGACGCGCAGAGCCCGAGATGCCATTGCGAGATTTGCTTTTTCTATGGCGGCGCGTCGATCCGGCGTGAGCTCTCGCTGGATGCCGTCCGGCAGGATTTCCGCGCCGCAGCGCCGGAGGACCTCGTCCGGACTTCCTTTCATGGCAATCAGCATCCCGTCTTCCGTCATATGTCGCGTTGCCATGAGGCGAGATGCTTCGCTTCGTTGCTGGACCGATATTCGGGCAAAACGCCCTCGCAAGGAGGCAACGTCCACGCCGCTATCGAGAGCAGCCTCAATGAGGCAGCTCTCTGTAGGCGAACCGTTCAAGCGCAGTCCTTTGTCAGTGCCGACAATCTCCGTATCGTTGCAAAGACAGCAAGTTTCCAACAGGCTGCGCAATGGGCCCTCTGGGTCCGCGCCGCTTCGCCTGACGTCATTGATGCGGTAAGCCTTGTCGCCGATCCTGATCGTCTCGACAGAGATGCGGCCGAAGGTGAGTGTGCCTGTCTTGTCGAAACACGCAACGCGTACCGCTGCGAGCGTCTCGATGGCTTCCAGCTTGCGAATGAGAACGCCTTCGCGTCTGAGCCTTTCAACTCCGAGAGCGAACGTGGTGGTGGCGACCATTGGCAGGCCCTCTGGAACCGCAGCAACGGCAACGGAAAGGGCCGAGCGCGCCATCTGGAGAAGACCCAGGCCACGCAGCCCTCCCACGAGCACAATGAATGCGCATGCGCCCAAGGTCAGCCATCCCAGGCGCCGTCCGAGATTCGTAAGCTCCCTCTGGATGGGCGTCTCGGGGGTGAGTGTTGCTCCGACAAGCCGCTGGATTCGTCCCGCTTGTGTCAGGGGTCCCGTCGCCACCACGATCGCTCGTCCGCTGCCGCCCGTCACGATCGCTCCGCGGTAGATCATATTCGAACGTGCACCGAGAGGTACCTTCGACCTCCTGATAGTGCGGATATTCTTAGCAATCGGTGCGCTTTCACCGGTCAGCATCGCCTCGCTGACGCTCAAGGCCTGTGCATTCATAAGGCGCGCATCAGCCGGGACTACGTCGCCCCGTTGCACTGAGATGATGTCTCCAGGAACGACCTGCTGAACCGCCGTCGTCGTGGTGACGCCTTCACGTATGACCTGTGCGGTTCGCGGCCCACTCGCTCCCAGGCCCTGGATCGTCCGTTCGGCGCGGCTTTCGGTTTGATAGCCGATGGCGGCGTTCAGGCCAACGACCGCGAGGATCGCGGCGGCTTCGAGCACGCCACCCGTCAAAATAGAGATTGCGGCCGCGCCAAGAAGCATTGCCACCGGCAAGCTTTCAAACTGACCCGCAAGGATGGTCGCACTCGACCGTGGCTGGATGGAGTCGAGGAGATTGGGGCCGCTGCTCGCCAAGCGTTGGCGGGCATTAGCTCTCGATAGTCCTCCGTCCGCCGAAACCTCGAACATCGAACTCAAGCGCCTGGGTGACAATGTGTGCCACTCGGGATGCGGTGCATCGCTCGGCGGAACGATTTCGCCACGCAAAAGAGCTGCCAGATGCTCGACGATGGCGTCGAGATCTGACGTTGCCTCGAACTCGACGAGGACGGTTCCGGTCACATCGCTGCCGGCGATGCTCGACACACCCGGCGCCGCGCGACCTCCCCGCTCCAGCAGGTCTT
The Ensifer sp. WSM1721 genome window above contains:
- a CDS encoding cation-transporting P-type ATPase; protein product: MHTFAEPGKSKAPSTSISLSIVPIHTSVPGRARLKVGGLQGSSAVKDLLERGGRAAPGVSSIAGSDVTGTVLVEFEATSDLDAIVEHLAALLRGEIVPPSDAPHPEWHTLSPRRLSSMFEVSADGGLSRANARQRLASSGPNLLDSIQPRSSATILAGQFESLPVAMLLGAAAISILTGGVLEAAAILAVVGLNAAIGYQTESRAERTIQGLGASGPRTAQVIREGVTTTTAVQQVVPGDIISVQRGDVVPADARLMNAQALSVSEAMLTGESAPIAKNIRTIRRSKVPLGARSNMIYRGAIVTGGSGRAIVVATGPLTQAGRIQRLVGATLTPETPIQRELTNLGRRLGWLTLGACAFIVLVGGLRGLGLLQMARSALSVAVAAVPEGLPMVATTTFALGVERLRREGVLIRKLEAIETLAAVRVACFDKTGTLTFGRISVETIRIGDKAYRINDVRRSGADPEGPLRSLLETCCLCNDTEIVGTDKGLRLNGSPTESCLIEAALDSGVDVASLRGRFARISVQQRSEASRLMATRHMTEDGMLIAMKGSPDEVLRRCGAEILPDGIQRELTPDRRAAIEKANLAMASRALRVLGVARKQTRSSKPSGEDTRDLVWLGLVGMADRLRPGVSRLMGRLHEAGIHTIMLTGDQKATAAAVGERVGLNGGGRLAIVDSTEIEGMSSEELVLTARHAQAFSRVSPSQKLQIVRSLQEAGARVAMIGDGVNDGPALKAADVGIAIGQDSMSAAREIADVIIDADGLGGLAPAIETGRTTRRNIRKTLRYLISTNLSEILLVLAGTSIGMRAPFTPMQLLWINLVSDVLPGIGLAMEPPEADILRQTPKEEGSEILPVRDLGSLTAQAAIMGGAAMAAGLFGASRYGLDSPRTRTMTFGSLVMAQLLHAFTSRSDTESVFEPGSRPPNHALSWIIGGSMAVQTAGLFLPFVRRLLGIAPISGMDAVVTLAGGTLPFLTMEWMKSRGDGHESDLVWARRAPPDVRRDKAMLAPKARRLQSTSRDAP